One region of Polynucleobacter sp. MWH-Aus1W21 genomic DNA includes:
- the efp gene encoding elongation factor P codes for MKTAQELRVGNVVMIGTDAQVVLKAEYSRSGRNSSVVKMKFKNLLTGAPNEGVYKADDKFDVVILDKKECTYSYFADPMYVFMDGDYNQYEVEAEFMGDALNYLEESMPCEVVFYEGKALSVAMPNSLVREIIYTEPAVKGDTSSGKVLKNAKLATGYELQVPLFCNTGDKIEIDTRTGEYRSRAN; via the coding sequence ATGAAAACAGCACAAGAACTCCGCGTTGGTAACGTAGTAATGATCGGCACTGATGCCCAGGTCGTTTTAAAAGCCGAATATAGCCGCTCTGGCCGCAACTCCTCTGTTGTGAAAATGAAATTTAAGAACTTGTTAACTGGCGCGCCGAATGAAGGCGTTTACAAAGCTGATGACAAATTTGATGTTGTGATCCTCGACAAAAAAGAGTGCACATACTCTTACTTCGCTGATCCAATGTATGTATTTATGGATGGTGACTACAACCAATATGAAGTTGAAGCTGAGTTCATGGGTGATGCTTTGAATTACCTCGAAGAAAGTATGCCTTGCGAAGTAGTGTTCTACGAAGGTAAAGCACTTTCAGTAGCAATGCCAAACTCATTGGTTCGCGAGATCATCTATACAGAGCCAGCAGTTAAAGGTGATACTAGCTCTGGAAAAGTATTGAAGAACGCAAAATTGGCAACTGGCTATGAATTGCAAGTTCCATTGTTCTGCAACACTGGTGACAAGATCGAGATCGATACTCGCACAGGTGAATACCGCAGCCGTGCTAACTAA
- the nagZ gene encoding beta-N-acetylhexosaminidase, translating to MSKSKMAPGPITLDVVGLELNAEDRRRILHPLTGGVILFGRNFANRQQLTKLTAAIKKLRPDVLISIDHEGGRVQRAKTDGFTHLPAMRKLGELWCAKSKSTHSAESAAIAMAAATACGYVLAAELRACGVDFSFTPVLDLDFGRSGVIGDRSFSRDPQIVFALAKSLNEGLRLAGMANCGKHFPGHGWAEADSHVAIPVDERGLKEILNDDAKPYEWLDLSLASVMPAHVIYPKVDKNPAGFSKVWLHSILRQELGFEGVIFSDDLSMEGASVAGSVVKGAEMALDAGCDAVLICNRPDLADQLLSKLKVSKAKQAESAIRLNRLMPLAAALTWSELQGETQYQHAKGLLAQLGLIAE from the coding sequence ATGAGTAAGTCAAAGATGGCCCCAGGCCCAATCACCCTAGATGTCGTTGGTTTGGAATTAAATGCTGAAGATCGTCGACGCATTCTGCACCCACTGACGGGCGGCGTTATTTTATTTGGTCGCAACTTTGCTAATCGTCAGCAACTGACAAAACTGACTGCCGCCATTAAAAAACTACGTCCTGATGTATTGATTTCAATTGACCATGAGGGTGGGCGAGTTCAGCGCGCTAAGACTGATGGCTTTACTCATTTGCCTGCAATGCGCAAATTGGGCGAGTTGTGGTGCGCTAAATCTAAATCTACCCACTCTGCTGAATCCGCTGCTATTGCTATGGCAGCAGCTACTGCCTGTGGTTATGTGTTGGCGGCCGAGTTACGGGCTTGTGGCGTTGATTTCAGCTTTACGCCAGTTTTGGACTTGGATTTTGGTCGAAGTGGCGTGATCGGTGATCGGTCTTTTAGTCGTGACCCACAAATTGTTTTTGCTCTAGCGAAAAGTTTGAATGAAGGTTTGCGTCTTGCAGGGATGGCTAACTGTGGCAAACACTTTCCAGGACATGGTTGGGCAGAGGCTGATTCGCATGTGGCAATTCCGGTTGATGAGCGCGGACTGAAAGAAATTTTGAATGATGATGCTAAGCCTTATGAGTGGCTCGATCTGAGTTTGGCTTCAGTGATGCCCGCACATGTAATTTATCCGAAGGTAGACAAGAACCCTGCAGGCTTTTCAAAAGTCTGGTTGCACTCTATCTTGCGCCAAGAATTAGGCTTTGAAGGCGTGATCTTTAGTGATGATCTTTCGATGGAGGGCGCGAGTGTTGCTGGGTCAGTAGTGAAGGGTGCTGAAATGGCGCTAGATGCTGGTTGTGACGCAGTATTAATCTGTAATCGCCCAGATCTTGCTGATCAATTGCTCTCCAAACTCAAAGTCTCAAAAGCAAAACAGGCAGAATCTGCAATACGTTTAAACCGACTCATGCCATTGGCGGCAGCGCTGACATGGAGCGAATTGCAAGGCGAGACCCAGTACCAGCATGCCAAAGGATTGCTCGCGCAGTTGGGTTTAATTGCCGAGTAA